One window from the genome of Drosophila albomicans strain 15112-1751.03 chromosome 2L, ASM965048v2, whole genome shotgun sequence encodes:
- the LOC117565093 gene encoding kinesin-like protein CG14535 isoform X1, with amino-acid sequence MVNSAWLKHMPNKQMDSKGTQSASIIETNSITMDTDNRGRHPAMNTNISSSGATNSIPRNGGFCGALQRAPPPMPPSLARRLASRECYGVGKVKVMLRVADKASSISNSITNSGEPHFMALDKKKRQVTLTDPKNICVPQAQERAPMVAAPKMFAFDNLFSVEDKQSDVCAAALSEVIPAVLEGSDGCLLAMGYPGTGQPQTVLGDLGSSSSGMCALGAAPCAIAWLYKGIQERRQKSGARFSVRVSAVGVSATKPDALSTDLLISHAAESDDSPGIYLRDDFLGGPTELRAPTAERAALFLDSALAGRLKSSGNSAAAASSSSSSSTTNSNSATSSSSSTTLESALIFTLHVYQYSLSRKGGVAGGRSRLHIIDLGGCANRNGGLPLSGIGNILLAILSGQRHPPHKDHPLTPLLKDCLAPITCHVAIVAHVLHAQSYQDALSTIQIASRIHRLRRRKHRVPMPLAVGLAQGMNPGAGGSSAGSGADPSSSEISADTVIYMGPHDDATDGEHPPVYLPSLSAGDNRGLLSKALKGSGAEKPPVQAQPKSNCASPLMKKAALEKGTFSYLPSHSSPAKKQQPTLNSTGSLKRHNNSGNAAPSSAMAAHSSLVHEQVPPGSPLPRHMCSKASNMPTPKGSPLRRPHGPTPGAALEQLEAGMRKITEEQWIDGPRVSRAKVAEARHLMREVNHVKQCETWVDGPKSSQSCRSLTAGNLPTANQTQGYGFMDAHKKTMIRQWVENQTTQVFQNTASASNSPTALHLKLSQLKQKSLDLPAERTAFQAEAEFDSLPLLMGSQDVPQDGDDQDSGPSEVPPALPLLDDPLVGSRDISHDSLHRMLSRHVSREQLQEAELAASRSSSQHPSQRSIDCGLQVTEEEIARTMARERERDKEKEQAHPLATLSHCDNLSFVSSFNMACESFSECGERARHQFDQLARLHEIFTSQLAMAEVTPSAALYRTDVGSVFSEPAFRFNVGQSSVCSEPAYRLTPSPPKQPSHSPSQGSLPSLNGIMEIAGMDDYALLRQPDGASDPSLPKSEKRFAPQHDDISELEEKSMATAGGRRNSLEDAQHKLNEITNILPLSAQSRLPLLPLNTSSEAYDSGHDSSTPRTSKHSGISRRAESGYHSVATVRDSDESSFASGMSKNQRHRITISGGSQGGNYQRQGKKRTRHDGSGGGNKGLCNWLLNPFSCTYPETEGEISDF; translated from the exons ATGGTGAATAGTGCATGGCTGAAGCATATGCCCAATAAACAGATG GATAGTAAAGGAACCCAAAGTGCTTCCATCATAGAAACAAACTCCATAACCATGGACACCGATAACCGCGGACGACATCCAGCCATGAAcaccaacatcagcagcagtggcGCCACCAACAGCATACCTCGCAATGGAGGCTTCTGTGGTGCACTGCAGCGTGCCCCTCCCCCAATGCCCCCTAGCCTGGCTCGACGTCTCGCCAGTCGAGAATGCTACGGCGTGGGCAAAGTGAAAGTCATGCTACGGGTCGCGGACAAGGCGTCCTCCATTTCCAACTCCATCACGAACTCGGGGGAGCCCCATTTTATGGCGCTGGACAAGAAGAAGCGTCAGGTGACCCTCACAGATCCCAAGAACATCTGCGTTCCACAAGCCCAGGAAAGGGCTCCCATGGTTGCCGCACCCAAGATGTTTGCATTCGATAATTTGTTCAGTGTAGAGGATAAACAG TCGGACGTGTGTGCGGCAGCTTTGAGCGAGGTTATACCTGCGGTACTCGAGGGCTCCGATGGCTGTCTGCTGGCCATGGGCTACCCGGGGACTGGGCAACCGCAGACGGTGCTGGGCGATCTGGGATCTTCATCTTCGGGGATGTGCGCTTTAGGGGCAGCGCCGTGTGCCATCGCCTGGCTGTACAAGGGCATCCAGGAGCGACGACAGAAGAGCGGAGCACGGTTCTCGGTGCGTGTGAGTGCCGTTGGCGTTAGCGCGACCAAACCGGATGCTCTCTCCACGGATTTGCTCATCTCGCATGCCGCTG AATCTGACGACTCCCCGGGGATTTATTTGCGTGACGACTTCCTTGGCGGCCCAACGGAACTACGTGCACCCACCGCCGAGCGTGCGGCCCTCTTCCTCGACTCGGCCCTCGCCGGACGCTTAAAAAGTTCCGGCAActccgctgccgctgcctccagctccagctccagttccaCAACCAATTCCAACTCTGCAACGAGCTCGAGCTCATCGACGACTCTGGAGTCCGCCCTCATCTTTACGCTGCACGTCTACCAATACAGCTTGTCCCGCAAGGGGGGTG TTGCTGGCGGTCGCAGCCGTTTACATATCATCGACTTGGGCGGCTGTGCCAATCGCAACGGGGGTCTGCCGCTCTCGGGAATTGGCAACATACTGCTGGCCATATTGAGTGGCCAGAGGCATCCCCCACACAAGGACCACCCGCTGACGCCTCTGCTGAAGGATTGCCTGGCGCCCATTACCTGCCATGTGGCAATTGTCGCACATGTGCTGCACGCGCAAAGCTATCAGGATGCACTCTCCACCATCCAGATTGCTTCGCGCATCCATCGCCTACGGCGTCGCAAACATCGTGTTCCCATGCCCCTTGCTGTGGGTCTCGCTCAGGGCATGAATCCTGGAGCGGGTGGCTCTTCAGCTGGTTCGGGGGCGGATCCATCAAGCTCGGAGATCTCAGCAGACACAGTCATATACATGGGACCCCATGATGATGCCACCGACGGCGAACATCCGCCTGTCTATTTGCCATCGTTGAGTGCCGGCGACAATCGCGGATTGCTGAGCAAGGCGCTCAAGGGCAGCGGGGCAGAGAAGCCACCAGTTCAAGCACAACCCAAATCCAACTGTGCCAGTCCATTGATGAAGAAGGCCGCCCTCGAAAAGG GTACATTCTCTTACCTGCCTTCGCATTCCTCTCCAGCCAAAAAGCAGCAACCCACGCTGAACTCCACTGGCAGCCTAAAGCGCCATAATAATTCTGGCAATGCTGCACCCAGCTCCGCCATGGCAGCACACAGTAGTTTGGTACATGAACAGGTGCCACCAGGTTCGCCTCTGCCACGTCACATGTGCTCCAAAGCATCCAATATGCCCACGCCAAAGGGATCGCCACTGAGGCGTCCACACGGCCCGACACCAGGTGCAGCACTGGAACAGCTCGAGGCGGGTATGCGAAAGATTACCGAGGAACAGTGGATCGATGGACCGCGTGTCTCGCGCGCCAAAGTGGCGGAAGCGAGGCATCTGATGCGTGAGGTGAACCACGTGAAGCAGTGTGAGACCTGGGTAGATGGCCCGAAGTCATCTCAATCGTGTCGTTCACTCACTGCGGGCAATCTGCCGACGGCCAACCAGACACAGGGCTATGGCTTCATGGATGCGCACAAGAAGACCATGATACGTCAGTGGGTGGAGAATCAGACCACGCAAGTCTTCCAGAACACAGCGTCCGCCAGCAATTCGCCAACGGCGCTGCACTTGAAGCTATCGCAACTAAAGCAAAAATCACTCGATTTGCCAGCGGAGCGAACTGCTTTTCAAGCGGAAGCGGAGTTTGATAGTCTGCCTCTGCTCATGGGCAGCCAGGATGTACCACAGGATGGCGATGATCAGGACAGCGGACCGTCAGAAGTGCCGCCAGCGTTGCCGCTGCTCGATGATCCCTTGGTGGGCTCCAGGGACATTTCCCACGACAGTCTGCATCGCATGCTTTCGCGTCATGTGTCGCGCGAACAGCTGCAGGAGGCGGAGTTGGCTGCAAGTCGCAGCAGCTCGCAGCATCCGTCGCAGCGCAGCATTGACTGTGGACTGCAGGTGACGGAGGAGGAAATTGCTCGCACCATGGCCAGGGAAAGGGAGCGGGACAAGGAGAAGGAACAAGCGCATCCCTTGGCGACTTTGAGTCACTGCGACAACTTGAGCTTTGTGTCCAGCTTCAACATGGCCTGTGAGTCCTTCAGCGAGTGTGGCGAACGCGCGAG ACATCAATTCGATCAGCTGGCGCGTCTACACGAGATCTTCACCTCCCAGCTGGCCATGGCCGAGGTGACGCCCTCGGCGGCACTCTATCGCACCGATGTCGGGAGCGTGTTCAGTGAGCCCGCCTTTCGCTTCAACGTCGGACAGAGCAGCGTCTGCAGTGAGCCCGCCTATCGCCTCACGCCCAGTCCGCCCAAGCAGCCGTCGCACAGTCCCAGTCAGGGATCGCTGCCCAGCTTGAATGGCATCATGGAGATTGCGGGCATGGATGACTATGCGCTGCTGCGTCAACCGGACGGCGCCTCGGATCCCAGTTTGCCCAAGAGCGAGAAACGCTTTGCGCCGCAGCACGATGACATCAGTGAGCTGGAGGAGAAGTCGATGGCAACGGCGGGCGGTAGACGTAACTCCCTCGAGGATGCACAGCACAAACTCAACGAGATCACCAACATCTTGCCACTGTCGGCGCAATCACgactgccgctgctgccgttgaACACCAGCTCGGAGGCTTATGACAGTGGCCACGATTCTTCGACGCCACGTACATCGAAGCATTCGGGGATCTCGAGGCGAGCGGAGAGCGGTTATCACAGTGTGGCGACGGTGCGCGACTCGGATGAGAGCAGCTTTGCCTCGGGCATGTCGAAGAATCAGCGACATCGCATTACCATATCGGGTGGCAGCCAAGGTGGCAACTATCAGCGGCAGGGCAAGAAGCGAACGCGTCACGATGGCAGCGGCGGTGGCAACAAAGGACTCTGCAATTGGCTGCTCAATCCCTTCTCCTGCACCTATCCCGAGACTGAGGGCGAAATCAGTGATTTCTAA
- the LOC117565093 gene encoding kinesin-like protein CG14535 isoform X2 translates to MVNSAWLKHMPNKQMDSKGTQSASIIETNSITMDTDNRGRHPAMNTNISSSGATNSIPRNGGFCGALQRAPPPMPPSLARRLASRECYGVGKVKVMLRVADKASSISNSITNSGEPHFMALDKKKRQVTLTDPKNICVPQAQERAPMVAAPKMFAFDNLFSVEDKQSDVCAAALSEVIPAVLEGSDGCLLAMGYPGTGQPQTVLGDLGSSSSGMCALGAAPCAIAWLYKGIQERRQKSGARFSVRVSAVGVSATKPDALSTDLLISHAAESDDSPGIYLRDDFLGGPTELRAPTAERAALFLDSALAGRLKSSGNSAAAASSSSSSSTTNSNSATSSSSSTTLESALIFTLHVYQYSLSRKGGVAGGRSRLHIIDLGGCANRNGGLPLSGIGNILLAILSGQRHPPHKDHPLTPLLKDCLAPITCHVAIVAHVLHAQSYQDALSTIQIASRIHRLRRRKHRVPMPLAVGLAQGMNPGAGGSSAGSGADPSSSEISADTVIYMGPHDDATDGEHPPVYLPSLSAGDNRGLLSKALKGSGAEKPPVQAQPKSNCASPLMKKAALEKAKKQQPTLNSTGSLKRHNNSGNAAPSSAMAAHSSLVHEQVPPGSPLPRHMCSKASNMPTPKGSPLRRPHGPTPGAALEQLEAGMRKITEEQWIDGPRVSRAKVAEARHLMREVNHVKQCETWVDGPKSSQSCRSLTAGNLPTANQTQGYGFMDAHKKTMIRQWVENQTTQVFQNTASASNSPTALHLKLSQLKQKSLDLPAERTAFQAEAEFDSLPLLMGSQDVPQDGDDQDSGPSEVPPALPLLDDPLVGSRDISHDSLHRMLSRHVSREQLQEAELAASRSSSQHPSQRSIDCGLQVTEEEIARTMARERERDKEKEQAHPLATLSHCDNLSFVSSFNMACESFSECGERARHQFDQLARLHEIFTSQLAMAEVTPSAALYRTDVGSVFSEPAFRFNVGQSSVCSEPAYRLTPSPPKQPSHSPSQGSLPSLNGIMEIAGMDDYALLRQPDGASDPSLPKSEKRFAPQHDDISELEEKSMATAGGRRNSLEDAQHKLNEITNILPLSAQSRLPLLPLNTSSEAYDSGHDSSTPRTSKHSGISRRAESGYHSVATVRDSDESSFASGMSKNQRHRITISGGSQGGNYQRQGKKRTRHDGSGGGNKGLCNWLLNPFSCTYPETEGEISDF, encoded by the exons ATGGTGAATAGTGCATGGCTGAAGCATATGCCCAATAAACAGATG GATAGTAAAGGAACCCAAAGTGCTTCCATCATAGAAACAAACTCCATAACCATGGACACCGATAACCGCGGACGACATCCAGCCATGAAcaccaacatcagcagcagtggcGCCACCAACAGCATACCTCGCAATGGAGGCTTCTGTGGTGCACTGCAGCGTGCCCCTCCCCCAATGCCCCCTAGCCTGGCTCGACGTCTCGCCAGTCGAGAATGCTACGGCGTGGGCAAAGTGAAAGTCATGCTACGGGTCGCGGACAAGGCGTCCTCCATTTCCAACTCCATCACGAACTCGGGGGAGCCCCATTTTATGGCGCTGGACAAGAAGAAGCGTCAGGTGACCCTCACAGATCCCAAGAACATCTGCGTTCCACAAGCCCAGGAAAGGGCTCCCATGGTTGCCGCACCCAAGATGTTTGCATTCGATAATTTGTTCAGTGTAGAGGATAAACAG TCGGACGTGTGTGCGGCAGCTTTGAGCGAGGTTATACCTGCGGTACTCGAGGGCTCCGATGGCTGTCTGCTGGCCATGGGCTACCCGGGGACTGGGCAACCGCAGACGGTGCTGGGCGATCTGGGATCTTCATCTTCGGGGATGTGCGCTTTAGGGGCAGCGCCGTGTGCCATCGCCTGGCTGTACAAGGGCATCCAGGAGCGACGACAGAAGAGCGGAGCACGGTTCTCGGTGCGTGTGAGTGCCGTTGGCGTTAGCGCGACCAAACCGGATGCTCTCTCCACGGATTTGCTCATCTCGCATGCCGCTG AATCTGACGACTCCCCGGGGATTTATTTGCGTGACGACTTCCTTGGCGGCCCAACGGAACTACGTGCACCCACCGCCGAGCGTGCGGCCCTCTTCCTCGACTCGGCCCTCGCCGGACGCTTAAAAAGTTCCGGCAActccgctgccgctgcctccagctccagctccagttccaCAACCAATTCCAACTCTGCAACGAGCTCGAGCTCATCGACGACTCTGGAGTCCGCCCTCATCTTTACGCTGCACGTCTACCAATACAGCTTGTCCCGCAAGGGGGGTG TTGCTGGCGGTCGCAGCCGTTTACATATCATCGACTTGGGCGGCTGTGCCAATCGCAACGGGGGTCTGCCGCTCTCGGGAATTGGCAACATACTGCTGGCCATATTGAGTGGCCAGAGGCATCCCCCACACAAGGACCACCCGCTGACGCCTCTGCTGAAGGATTGCCTGGCGCCCATTACCTGCCATGTGGCAATTGTCGCACATGTGCTGCACGCGCAAAGCTATCAGGATGCACTCTCCACCATCCAGATTGCTTCGCGCATCCATCGCCTACGGCGTCGCAAACATCGTGTTCCCATGCCCCTTGCTGTGGGTCTCGCTCAGGGCATGAATCCTGGAGCGGGTGGCTCTTCAGCTGGTTCGGGGGCGGATCCATCAAGCTCGGAGATCTCAGCAGACACAGTCATATACATGGGACCCCATGATGATGCCACCGACGGCGAACATCCGCCTGTCTATTTGCCATCGTTGAGTGCCGGCGACAATCGCGGATTGCTGAGCAAGGCGCTCAAGGGCAGCGGGGCAGAGAAGCCACCAGTTCAAGCACAACCCAAATCCAACTGTGCCAGTCCATTGATGAAGAAGGCCGCCCTCGAAAAGG CCAAAAAGCAGCAACCCACGCTGAACTCCACTGGCAGCCTAAAGCGCCATAATAATTCTGGCAATGCTGCACCCAGCTCCGCCATGGCAGCACACAGTAGTTTGGTACATGAACAGGTGCCACCAGGTTCGCCTCTGCCACGTCACATGTGCTCCAAAGCATCCAATATGCCCACGCCAAAGGGATCGCCACTGAGGCGTCCACACGGCCCGACACCAGGTGCAGCACTGGAACAGCTCGAGGCGGGTATGCGAAAGATTACCGAGGAACAGTGGATCGATGGACCGCGTGTCTCGCGCGCCAAAGTGGCGGAAGCGAGGCATCTGATGCGTGAGGTGAACCACGTGAAGCAGTGTGAGACCTGGGTAGATGGCCCGAAGTCATCTCAATCGTGTCGTTCACTCACTGCGGGCAATCTGCCGACGGCCAACCAGACACAGGGCTATGGCTTCATGGATGCGCACAAGAAGACCATGATACGTCAGTGGGTGGAGAATCAGACCACGCAAGTCTTCCAGAACACAGCGTCCGCCAGCAATTCGCCAACGGCGCTGCACTTGAAGCTATCGCAACTAAAGCAAAAATCACTCGATTTGCCAGCGGAGCGAACTGCTTTTCAAGCGGAAGCGGAGTTTGATAGTCTGCCTCTGCTCATGGGCAGCCAGGATGTACCACAGGATGGCGATGATCAGGACAGCGGACCGTCAGAAGTGCCGCCAGCGTTGCCGCTGCTCGATGATCCCTTGGTGGGCTCCAGGGACATTTCCCACGACAGTCTGCATCGCATGCTTTCGCGTCATGTGTCGCGCGAACAGCTGCAGGAGGCGGAGTTGGCTGCAAGTCGCAGCAGCTCGCAGCATCCGTCGCAGCGCAGCATTGACTGTGGACTGCAGGTGACGGAGGAGGAAATTGCTCGCACCATGGCCAGGGAAAGGGAGCGGGACAAGGAGAAGGAACAAGCGCATCCCTTGGCGACTTTGAGTCACTGCGACAACTTGAGCTTTGTGTCCAGCTTCAACATGGCCTGTGAGTCCTTCAGCGAGTGTGGCGAACGCGCGAG ACATCAATTCGATCAGCTGGCGCGTCTACACGAGATCTTCACCTCCCAGCTGGCCATGGCCGAGGTGACGCCCTCGGCGGCACTCTATCGCACCGATGTCGGGAGCGTGTTCAGTGAGCCCGCCTTTCGCTTCAACGTCGGACAGAGCAGCGTCTGCAGTGAGCCCGCCTATCGCCTCACGCCCAGTCCGCCCAAGCAGCCGTCGCACAGTCCCAGTCAGGGATCGCTGCCCAGCTTGAATGGCATCATGGAGATTGCGGGCATGGATGACTATGCGCTGCTGCGTCAACCGGACGGCGCCTCGGATCCCAGTTTGCCCAAGAGCGAGAAACGCTTTGCGCCGCAGCACGATGACATCAGTGAGCTGGAGGAGAAGTCGATGGCAACGGCGGGCGGTAGACGTAACTCCCTCGAGGATGCACAGCACAAACTCAACGAGATCACCAACATCTTGCCACTGTCGGCGCAATCACgactgccgctgctgccgttgaACACCAGCTCGGAGGCTTATGACAGTGGCCACGATTCTTCGACGCCACGTACATCGAAGCATTCGGGGATCTCGAGGCGAGCGGAGAGCGGTTATCACAGTGTGGCGACGGTGCGCGACTCGGATGAGAGCAGCTTTGCCTCGGGCATGTCGAAGAATCAGCGACATCGCATTACCATATCGGGTGGCAGCCAAGGTGGCAACTATCAGCGGCAGGGCAAGAAGCGAACGCGTCACGATGGCAGCGGCGGTGGCAACAAAGGACTCTGCAATTGGCTGCTCAATCCCTTCTCCTGCACCTATCCCGAGACTGAGGGCGAAATCAGTGATTTCTAA
- the LOC117565093 gene encoding kinesin-like protein CG14535 isoform X3 encodes MDTDNRGRHPAMNTNISSSGATNSIPRNGGFCGALQRAPPPMPPSLARRLASRECYGVGKVKVMLRVADKASSISNSITNSGEPHFMALDKKKRQVTLTDPKNICVPQAQERAPMVAAPKMFAFDNLFSVEDKQSDVCAAALSEVIPAVLEGSDGCLLAMGYPGTGQPQTVLGDLGSSSSGMCALGAAPCAIAWLYKGIQERRQKSGARFSVRVSAVGVSATKPDALSTDLLISHAAESDDSPGIYLRDDFLGGPTELRAPTAERAALFLDSALAGRLKSSGNSAAAASSSSSSSTTNSNSATSSSSSTTLESALIFTLHVYQYSLSRKGGVAGGRSRLHIIDLGGCANRNGGLPLSGIGNILLAILSGQRHPPHKDHPLTPLLKDCLAPITCHVAIVAHVLHAQSYQDALSTIQIASRIHRLRRRKHRVPMPLAVGLAQGMNPGAGGSSAGSGADPSSSEISADTVIYMGPHDDATDGEHPPVYLPSLSAGDNRGLLSKALKGSGAEKPPVQAQPKSNCASPLMKKAALEKGTFSYLPSHSSPAKKQQPTLNSTGSLKRHNNSGNAAPSSAMAAHSSLVHEQVPPGSPLPRHMCSKASNMPTPKGSPLRRPHGPTPGAALEQLEAGMRKITEEQWIDGPRVSRAKVAEARHLMREVNHVKQCETWVDGPKSSQSCRSLTAGNLPTANQTQGYGFMDAHKKTMIRQWVENQTTQVFQNTASASNSPTALHLKLSQLKQKSLDLPAERTAFQAEAEFDSLPLLMGSQDVPQDGDDQDSGPSEVPPALPLLDDPLVGSRDISHDSLHRMLSRHVSREQLQEAELAASRSSSQHPSQRSIDCGLQVTEEEIARTMARERERDKEKEQAHPLATLSHCDNLSFVSSFNMACESFSECGERARHQFDQLARLHEIFTSQLAMAEVTPSAALYRTDVGSVFSEPAFRFNVGQSSVCSEPAYRLTPSPPKQPSHSPSQGSLPSLNGIMEIAGMDDYALLRQPDGASDPSLPKSEKRFAPQHDDISELEEKSMATAGGRRNSLEDAQHKLNEITNILPLSAQSRLPLLPLNTSSEAYDSGHDSSTPRTSKHSGISRRAESGYHSVATVRDSDESSFASGMSKNQRHRITISGGSQGGNYQRQGKKRTRHDGSGGGNKGLCNWLLNPFSCTYPETEGEISDF; translated from the exons ATGGACACCGATAACCGCGGACGACATCCAGCCATGAAcaccaacatcagcagcagtggcGCCACCAACAGCATACCTCGCAATGGAGGCTTCTGTGGTGCACTGCAGCGTGCCCCTCCCCCAATGCCCCCTAGCCTGGCTCGACGTCTCGCCAGTCGAGAATGCTACGGCGTGGGCAAAGTGAAAGTCATGCTACGGGTCGCGGACAAGGCGTCCTCCATTTCCAACTCCATCACGAACTCGGGGGAGCCCCATTTTATGGCGCTGGACAAGAAGAAGCGTCAGGTGACCCTCACAGATCCCAAGAACATCTGCGTTCCACAAGCCCAGGAAAGGGCTCCCATGGTTGCCGCACCCAAGATGTTTGCATTCGATAATTTGTTCAGTGTAGAGGATAAACAG TCGGACGTGTGTGCGGCAGCTTTGAGCGAGGTTATACCTGCGGTACTCGAGGGCTCCGATGGCTGTCTGCTGGCCATGGGCTACCCGGGGACTGGGCAACCGCAGACGGTGCTGGGCGATCTGGGATCTTCATCTTCGGGGATGTGCGCTTTAGGGGCAGCGCCGTGTGCCATCGCCTGGCTGTACAAGGGCATCCAGGAGCGACGACAGAAGAGCGGAGCACGGTTCTCGGTGCGTGTGAGTGCCGTTGGCGTTAGCGCGACCAAACCGGATGCTCTCTCCACGGATTTGCTCATCTCGCATGCCGCTG AATCTGACGACTCCCCGGGGATTTATTTGCGTGACGACTTCCTTGGCGGCCCAACGGAACTACGTGCACCCACCGCCGAGCGTGCGGCCCTCTTCCTCGACTCGGCCCTCGCCGGACGCTTAAAAAGTTCCGGCAActccgctgccgctgcctccagctccagctccagttccaCAACCAATTCCAACTCTGCAACGAGCTCGAGCTCATCGACGACTCTGGAGTCCGCCCTCATCTTTACGCTGCACGTCTACCAATACAGCTTGTCCCGCAAGGGGGGTG TTGCTGGCGGTCGCAGCCGTTTACATATCATCGACTTGGGCGGCTGTGCCAATCGCAACGGGGGTCTGCCGCTCTCGGGAATTGGCAACATACTGCTGGCCATATTGAGTGGCCAGAGGCATCCCCCACACAAGGACCACCCGCTGACGCCTCTGCTGAAGGATTGCCTGGCGCCCATTACCTGCCATGTGGCAATTGTCGCACATGTGCTGCACGCGCAAAGCTATCAGGATGCACTCTCCACCATCCAGATTGCTTCGCGCATCCATCGCCTACGGCGTCGCAAACATCGTGTTCCCATGCCCCTTGCTGTGGGTCTCGCTCAGGGCATGAATCCTGGAGCGGGTGGCTCTTCAGCTGGTTCGGGGGCGGATCCATCAAGCTCGGAGATCTCAGCAGACACAGTCATATACATGGGACCCCATGATGATGCCACCGACGGCGAACATCCGCCTGTCTATTTGCCATCGTTGAGTGCCGGCGACAATCGCGGATTGCTGAGCAAGGCGCTCAAGGGCAGCGGGGCAGAGAAGCCACCAGTTCAAGCACAACCCAAATCCAACTGTGCCAGTCCATTGATGAAGAAGGCCGCCCTCGAAAAGG GTACATTCTCTTACCTGCCTTCGCATTCCTCTCCAGCCAAAAAGCAGCAACCCACGCTGAACTCCACTGGCAGCCTAAAGCGCCATAATAATTCTGGCAATGCTGCACCCAGCTCCGCCATGGCAGCACACAGTAGTTTGGTACATGAACAGGTGCCACCAGGTTCGCCTCTGCCACGTCACATGTGCTCCAAAGCATCCAATATGCCCACGCCAAAGGGATCGCCACTGAGGCGTCCACACGGCCCGACACCAGGTGCAGCACTGGAACAGCTCGAGGCGGGTATGCGAAAGATTACCGAGGAACAGTGGATCGATGGACCGCGTGTCTCGCGCGCCAAAGTGGCGGAAGCGAGGCATCTGATGCGTGAGGTGAACCACGTGAAGCAGTGTGAGACCTGGGTAGATGGCCCGAAGTCATCTCAATCGTGTCGTTCACTCACTGCGGGCAATCTGCCGACGGCCAACCAGACACAGGGCTATGGCTTCATGGATGCGCACAAGAAGACCATGATACGTCAGTGGGTGGAGAATCAGACCACGCAAGTCTTCCAGAACACAGCGTCCGCCAGCAATTCGCCAACGGCGCTGCACTTGAAGCTATCGCAACTAAAGCAAAAATCACTCGATTTGCCAGCGGAGCGAACTGCTTTTCAAGCGGAAGCGGAGTTTGATAGTCTGCCTCTGCTCATGGGCAGCCAGGATGTACCACAGGATGGCGATGATCAGGACAGCGGACCGTCAGAAGTGCCGCCAGCGTTGCCGCTGCTCGATGATCCCTTGGTGGGCTCCAGGGACATTTCCCACGACAGTCTGCATCGCATGCTTTCGCGTCATGTGTCGCGCGAACAGCTGCAGGAGGCGGAGTTGGCTGCAAGTCGCAGCAGCTCGCAGCATCCGTCGCAGCGCAGCATTGACTGTGGACTGCAGGTGACGGAGGAGGAAATTGCTCGCACCATGGCCAGGGAAAGGGAGCGGGACAAGGAGAAGGAACAAGCGCATCCCTTGGCGACTTTGAGTCACTGCGACAACTTGAGCTTTGTGTCCAGCTTCAACATGGCCTGTGAGTCCTTCAGCGAGTGTGGCGAACGCGCGAG ACATCAATTCGATCAGCTGGCGCGTCTACACGAGATCTTCACCTCCCAGCTGGCCATGGCCGAGGTGACGCCCTCGGCGGCACTCTATCGCACCGATGTCGGGAGCGTGTTCAGTGAGCCCGCCTTTCGCTTCAACGTCGGACAGAGCAGCGTCTGCAGTGAGCCCGCCTATCGCCTCACGCCCAGTCCGCCCAAGCAGCCGTCGCACAGTCCCAGTCAGGGATCGCTGCCCAGCTTGAATGGCATCATGGAGATTGCGGGCATGGATGACTATGCGCTGCTGCGTCAACCGGACGGCGCCTCGGATCCCAGTTTGCCCAAGAGCGAGAAACGCTTTGCGCCGCAGCACGATGACATCAGTGAGCTGGAGGAGAAGTCGATGGCAACGGCGGGCGGTAGACGTAACTCCCTCGAGGATGCACAGCACAAACTCAACGAGATCACCAACATCTTGCCACTGTCGGCGCAATCACgactgccgctgctgccgttgaACACCAGCTCGGAGGCTTATGACAGTGGCCACGATTCTTCGACGCCACGTACATCGAAGCATTCGGGGATCTCGAGGCGAGCGGAGAGCGGTTATCACAGTGTGGCGACGGTGCGCGACTCGGATGAGAGCAGCTTTGCCTCGGGCATGTCGAAGAATCAGCGACATCGCATTACCATATCGGGTGGCAGCCAAGGTGGCAACTATCAGCGGCAGGGCAAGAAGCGAACGCGTCACGATGGCAGCGGCGGTGGCAACAAAGGACTCTGCAATTGGCTGCTCAATCCCTTCTCCTGCACCTATCCCGAGACTGAGGGCGAAATCAGTGATTTCTAA